The Clostridium beijerinckii genomic sequence TGATATAGCTAAAAAAGTTATTGCATCAGATATTAATAAGGATCCACTGAAAAAAGCTAAAATTAATGCAGCACTTGATGGAGTGTTAGACAAGGTAGATTTAAGATTAGGAAGTGGTTTAGCTGTATTAAAAAATAAAGAAGCTCAATCTGTAATAATTGCAGGAATGGGTGGTAATTTAATTAGAGATATATTAGAAAATGATTTGGATAAGGTGAAAAAATTAGAATATTTAGTGCTTCAACCAGCACAAAATCCAGAAGTATTAAGAGAATATTTATATACTAGCGATTATGAAATATTAGAAGAGGATATTTGTTTGGATGAAGACAAGTATTATGAGATATTTAAAGTTAAGTATAAAAAGGGTGATTATATAAAATTAGATAATATATTTTATGAAATAAGTCCATTTATATTAAATAAAAAATTACCATTATTTAAATCATATATAGAAAGCAAAATTGAAAAAAATGAAAAAGTAATGGATTTTATTAAAGATAATACTGAACATGCAATTTCAAGAAGAAATGAGTTAATAGAAAAAAATGAGAAGTTAAAGAAACTACTAAAAAGTTTTTAGGCGGTGAGATTATGGTCCAAGTAAAAGATATAGGAAGAGAAATAGAAAGAGTTGCGCCAAAGTTTTTAATGGAGTCTTATGATAATGTTGGTCTAACGGTTGGAGATGAAGAGAAGACTATAAACAAGGTTTTATTATCTTTAGATTGCACAAATGAAGTAATTGAGGAGGCAGTAGATTTAAGATGTGAGTTAATAATAACTCATCACCCACTGCTATTCAAAAGACCTAAGAGTATAGTTAAAGGAGATTTATTGGGGAACAAGTTGATAAATCTAATCAAAGAGGATATAGCATTATACTCTTGCCATACCAATTTAGATAGTGCTAAAGGTGGAATTAACGAAACTATAGTTAGAATGCTAGGATTTGAGTCACAAGAAATTATTGAACCTAATGAATCTAATAATTATAAAGATGGCGGAATTGGAAGACTGGTTAAATTAGACGAAGAAATAATGTTGAATGATCTTATAGAAATTATTAAAAAAAATTTAAATATAAAAAATATGAGGATTGTTAGGGGAAAAAATAAAGCAAGGACAATAGCTATAATTAATGGCAGTGGGCAAGATTTCTTTTATAAAGCAAAAGATCTTGGTGCAGACTGTATAATAACAGGGGATACAACATATCATTTTGCATCGGATTTCAAAGAATTAGGTATAAGCATAATAGATGCAGGTCATTTCTCAACAGAATACCTTGTGTTCTTAAAAACATTGGATTTTTTAAGGGGAAAATTTAAAGATGTAGAGTTCATCGCTTCAAAAAAAAGTGAAGATCCTTATGAGTTTGTTTGATAAATTAATATTTAGTAAAACTTTATATTAAGGCTATAACTGCACTAAATTATTTAAATGTTAAGTTCTAATGCA encodes the following:
- a CDS encoding tRNA (adenine(22)-N(1))-methyltransferase; protein product: MELSKRLKWIIEKINKVEVIMDVGTDHGYIPIYLVKHDIAKKVIASDINKDPLKKAKINAALDGVLDKVDLRLGSGLAVLKNKEAQSVIIAGMGGNLIRDILENDLDKVKKLEYLVLQPAQNPEVLREYLYTSDYEILEEDICLDEDKYYEIFKVKYKKGDYIKLDNIFYEISPFILNKKLPLFKSYIESKIEKNEKVMDFIKDNTEHAISRRNELIEKNEKLKKLLKSF
- a CDS encoding Nif3-like dinuclear metal center hexameric protein; protein product: MVQVKDIGREIERVAPKFLMESYDNVGLTVGDEEKTINKVLLSLDCTNEVIEEAVDLRCELIITHHPLLFKRPKSIVKGDLLGNKLINLIKEDIALYSCHTNLDSAKGGINETIVRMLGFESQEIIEPNESNNYKDGGIGRLVKLDEEIMLNDLIEIIKKNLNIKNMRIVRGKNKARTIAIINGSGQDFFYKAKDLGADCIITGDTTYHFASDFKELGISIIDAGHFSTEYLVFLKTLDFLRGKFKDVEFIASKKSEDPYEFV